Proteins encoded in a region of the Amphiprion ocellaris isolate individual 3 ecotype Okinawa chromosome 21, ASM2253959v1, whole genome shotgun sequence genome:
- the ckap4 gene encoding cytoskeleton-associated protein 4, protein MTAKNRQKNSEKSAASSQEDAPKKNPKSSSSSSSNGVSGPAAQGPRSGSCLGLLVTTVFYIALIGAAGFAAFYLQQVVEEIRQTNAKHEESAKQSAELSSKMESVFQQVESLRSVVDGLESSLGITRVELEGAVSRMKRGEVETRRVEEALQKLQNDLLRDLSEGINEVKEAREKDFSSLEKTVEERLAEVSQSIKASVAEFTEAQGEAQSQLADLKARLGDVEDPSLIKQELSAIVDAVAEIKAAKVGADASADSLREQIGAVREELQTRNHEVASLSQEIETVRSVVQEATGSLKQSVSAVEVGVQALKDKTVTLESSVEQLTDAVRNVEKQVNEAADQAQRRSEDIETRVKASEESGDSLSASVSDVTSKVESLFAKYDARESELAAQGEAVNKATGGLEQELEAVKSRVEELQSNMAASGDSSQVEDLQKRLDALEDSSSRMKPEQLESLSNMVAGLESKAAKLEGHDQAIAALQEALQKTTQTLAGLSKAPEKKVK, encoded by the exons ATGACTGCGAAAAACCGACAGAAGAACAGCGAGAAAAGCGCCGCATCCAGCCAAGAAGATGCGCCAAAGAAAAACccaaagagcagcagcagcagcagcagtaacgGGGTTAGTGGCCCCGCAGCTCAGGGGCCACGATCAGGAAGCTGCTTAGGGCTTCTTGTGACGACAGTGTTTTATATCGCGTTGATAGGCGCTGCAGGgtttgctgctttttatttacaacaagtGGTGGAGGAGATCCGTCAGACTAACGCAAAGCACGAGGAGAGCGCAAAACAGAGCGCAGAGCTGAGCAGCAAAATGGAGAGTGTCTTTCAACAG GTGGAGTCTCTGAGGAGCGTTGTGGACGGACTGGAGTCATCACTGGGCATCACCCGGGTGGAGCTGGAGGGAGCCGTCAGCCGGATGAAGAGGGGCGAAGTGGAGAcgaggagggtggaggaggcCCTCCAGAAGCTCCAGAACGATCTACTCAGGGACCTTTCAGAGGGCATCAACGAAGTGAAGGAGGCTCGAGAGAAGGACTTCTCCTCTCTGGAGAAGACTGTGGAGGAGCGTCTGGCTGAGGTGAGTCAGTCCATCAAAGCCAGCGTGGCCGAGTTCACCGAAGCTCAGGGCGAAGCGCAGAGCCAGCTGGCCGACCTTAAAGCCCGGCTGGGCGACGTAGAAGACCCTTCCCTCATCAAACAAGAACTGTCCGCCATCGTTGATGCTGTAGCTGAAATCAAAGCAGCCAAAGTAGGAGCCGATGCTTCAGCTGATTCACTCAGAGAGCAGATCGGTGCAGTGAGGGAGGAGCTCCAGACTCGCAACCACGAAGTAGCTTCACTGTCTCAGGAGATAGAAACGGTGAGGTCAGTGGTTCAGGAGGCGACCGGGAGTCTGAAACAGTCAGTGTCTGCTGTAGAGGTCGGAGTTCAGGCGCTGAAGGACAAAACTGTGACACTGGAGAGCAGCGTGGAGCAGCTCACTGATGCTGTTCGTAACGTGGAGAAGCAGGTGAATGAAGCAGCTGATCAGGCGCAGAGAAGATCCGAAGACATAGAAACCAGAGTGAAAGCATCGGAGGAGAGTGGAGACTCACTGTCAGCATCGGTGTCAGACGTCACCTCCAAGGTAGAGTCGCTATTCGCCAAATACGACGCGCGTGAGAGTGAACTGGCTGCTCAGGGGGAGGCTGTGAACAAAGCCACGGGTGGTTTGGAGCAGGAGCTGGAGGCCGTGAAGAGCAGAGTGGAGGAGCTCCAGTCCAACATGGCTGCTTCAGGGGACTCCAGCCAGGTGGAGGATCTGCAGAAGAGGCTCGATGCTCTggaggacagcagcagcaggatgaagcCGGAGCAGCTGGAGAGCTTGAGTAACATGGTGGCTGGGTTGGAAAGCAAAGCAGCCAAGCTAGAAGGCCACGATCAGGCTATTGCTGCTCTCCAGGAGGCTCTGCAGAAGACCACACAGACACTCGCAGGTTTATCCAAAGCTCCCGAGAAGAAGGTAAAGTAG